The Equus quagga isolate Etosha38 chromosome 2, UCLA_HA_Equagga_1.0, whole genome shotgun sequence genome has a window encoding:
- the LOC124233415 gene encoding toll-like receptor 11 — translation MERPLLSFTLLSPLLLGLMSLGRMSWAWTAPDCTIADSSLLPNISYYIPFCSLAPGLHLFASCSNVKDLAQTLTAVPRDIEALCLQGTVPFLPADAFGHFTTLQLLRLQLGTISITSGTFQGLNQLQHLSFEHHAPCCLSLFLPPDALEHLRLLNTLSFHGYCLNYSQNIQLPISLRHLTVRHSCLIELRELQGLFPNLVPGSSPTTSPSPWTSFLEELDLSANLQLSQVGNRALDGLQLRSLRLDGTPLSALDLLGSGLLHLDSLSLEGTRTERLPGNVTRYFELRALDLGRNQIQNLEDEDLLSCQSLEFLSLHANGLQLLPSRFLNDLPQLQRLNLSMNKLGPTLVLPEGLVSSNLRVLDLSHNELCVLPYRAFSSLPQLQELRLSGNNISNLSSESLEGLRWLKTLDLSWNQIKTLKPGWLSSLPALTSLNLLGTHLEHISGKQLQGPQKLSHLQLGSLEMLEIYPPWPPALLSLEVRADVYIQFGVPSGEPFLFLENLTLQTSNMLLQLDNNTIHFPSLRHLTLRGCSPYILSGHQSHRFFPQLPLLEHLHFWSDHEGADDLHLFGMPSLRVLELGDLDFLCQPTSVKLEKLLKELPQLQVLALSNLNLGNLSASSFRGLGPLRLLLLNSEWALGLDSSLQELIPQMPQYVYFSDITFTCQCESSWVGPWATQAPNTFVYGLEKSMCMANASDYSKTPLLSFLSGHCSHDPEFQSFLTSFTLVFLLIFLSLLGCPKWPWLHYLQTLFHAWWWKLGGWRPRNQFHYDVFISYCEQDRAWVLKELVPALEKPLPVGEGLRLCLPERDFGVGQDRMDAMVASMESSRATLCVLSCQALGSPWCNLELRLATYHLMAKPGTARLLLLFLEPIDPRQLHSYHRLARWLQKEDYFDVSQGRIEWDAFSEKLRKRLRKAGQERED, via the coding sequence ATGGAAAGACCTCTGCTGTccttcactctcctctctcccttacTGCTGGGCTTGATGAGCCTCGGCAGGATGAGCTGGGCATGGACTGCTCCTGATTGCACCATAGCAGACAGCTCCCTATTGCCTAACATTTCCTACTACATCCCATTCTGTTCCTTGGCCCCGGGACTGCACCTTTTTGCATCATGCTCCAATGTTAAAGACCTGGCTCAGACCCTAACAGCAGTGCCCCGAGATATAGAGGCCCTTTGCCTCCAGGGCACAGTTCCTTTCCTGCCAGCTGATGCCTTTGGACACTTCACCACACTACAACTTCTGAGGCTGCAGCTGGGCACCATCAGCATTACATCTGGGACATTTCAAGGACTGAATCAGCTGCAGCACCTTTCCTTTGAGCATCACGCTCCCTGTTGCCTGAGCCTGTTCCTCCCTCCAGATGCTCTGGAGCACCTCAGACTCCTCAACACCCTTTCCTTCCATGGCTACTGCCTGAATTATAGCCAGAACATCCAGTTGCCCATCAGCCTTAGGCATCTAACCGTGAGGCACAGCTGTCTGATAGAATTACGGGAACTGCAAGGGCTCTTCCCAAACCTTGTCCCTGGTTCCTCTCCGACAACCAGCCCCAGCCCATGGACCtccttcctggaggagctggaccTGTCTGCCAACCTACAGCTGAGCCAGGTGGGCAATAGAGCTCTGGATGGCCTCCAGCTCCGTTCCCTGAGATTGGATGGCACCCCACTAAGCGCATTAGACCTCCTAGGCTCAGGACTGCTCCACTTGGACTCCCTCTCCCTTGAGGGAACAAGAACAGAAAGACTGCCTGGGAATGTGACACGCTACTTTGAGCTTCGTGCTCTTGACCTTGGAAGGAACCAAATCCAGAACCTAGAGGATGAGGATCTCCTAAGCTGCCAGTCCCTGGAATTCCTCAGCCTTCATGCCAATGGCCTGCAGTTACTTCCATCCAGGTTCCTGAATGACCTGCCCCAGCTTCAGAGGCTCAATCTGTCAATGAATAAACTGGGCCCAACTTTGGTGCTCCCAGAAGGGCTGGTCAGCTCAAATCTGAGAGTGTTAGATCTGTCCCACAATGAGCTCTGTGTTCTGCCCTATAGggccttctcctctcttcctcaacTCCAGGAGCTCCGGCTGAGTGGTAACAACATTTCCAACTTATCCAGTGAAAGCCTGGAGGGACTGAGGTGGCTGAAGACTCTAGACCTGAGTTGGAACCAAATTAAAACGCTGAAGCCAGGCtggctctcctctcttcctgctctcaCCTCACTGAACCTCCTGGGCACCCACTTGGAGCATATCTCAGGCAAGCAGCTCCAGGGTCCCCAGAAGCTGAGCCACCTGCAGCTGGGTTCTCTTGAGATGCTGGAGATCTATCCTCCCTGGCCTCCAGCACTGCTCAGCTTGGAGGTACGGGCAGATGTTTACATCCAGTTTGGAGTCCCCAGTGGAGAACCCTTCTTGTTCTTGGAGAACCTTACCTTACAAACTTCCAATATGTTGCTGCAATTGGACAACAACACAATCCACTTCCCTTCCCTACGTCACCTCACTCTGCGAGGCTGCAGCCCCTATATTTTGTCTGGCCATCAATCCCACAGATTCTTCCCACAGCTCCCTCTCCTGGAGCACTTGCACTTCTGGTCTGATCATGAGGGTGCAGACGATCTGCATCTATTTGGGATGCCCAGCCTGCGAGTGCTGGAGCTGGGGGACTTGGATTTCCTCTGTCAGCCAACATCAGTGAAGTTGGAGAAGCTACTGAAGGAGCTGCCTCAGTTACAGGTTCTGGCATTGAGCAACCTGAACCTTGGGaacctctctgcctccagcttcagGGGCTTGGGGCCCCTTCGGCTGCTGCTGCTCAATTCTGAATGGGCTCTGGGGCTGGACAGCAGCCTCCAGGAACTAATTCCCCAGATGCCTCAATATGTTTATTTCTCAGATATCACCTTCACTTGCCAGTGTGAAAGCTCTTGGGTGGGGCCTTGGGCAACACAAGCCCCAAACACTTTTGTGTATGGACTGGAGAAATCCATGTGCATGGCCAACGCCTCTGACTACTCCAAGACGCCAttgctctccttcctttctggtcACTGCTCACATGATCCTGAGTTTCAGAGCTTTCTAACCAGCTTCACTCTGGTGTTCCTGCTGATCTTCCTTTCATTGCTTGGCTGTCCCAAATGGCCCTGGCTTCATTACCTCCAGACCCTATTTCATGCCTGGTGGTGGAAATTGGGCGGGTGGCGGCCCAGAAACCAATTCCACTATGATGTCTTTATATCCTATTGTGAGCAGGACCGAGCCTGGGTGCTGAAAGAACTGGTTCCTGCTCTAGAGAAGCCTCTTCCAGTTGGTGAGGGTTTGAGGCTATGCCTGCCTGAGAGGGACTTTGGGGTTGGGCAGGACAGGATGGATGCTATGGTTGCCAGCATGGAAAGCAGCAGAGCCACCCTCTGTGTGCTcagctgccaggccctgggaagtCCCTGGTGCAATCTGGAGTTAAGGCTTGCCACCTACCACTTGATGGCCAAGCCTGGGACTGCTCGCCTCCTGCTGCTGTTTCTGGAACCTATTGATCCGCGGCAGCTTCACAGCTATCACCGCCTTGCCCGGTGGCTGCAGAAGGAGGACTACTTCGATGTATCCCAAGGAAGGATTGAGTGGGATGCCTTCTCTGAGAAACTCCGGAAAAGGTTAAGGAAAGCTGGGCAAGAGAGAGAGGATTAG
- the LOC124231684 gene encoding olfactory receptor 11G2-like, protein MPSRLMNVSSRETTSSISHFILMGFPSSPEIQFLYFGLFSEAYILTLLGNAAIICAVCWDWRLHTPMYIFLGNFSLLEICYVTTTIPNMLANFLSTSKSISFVSCFTQFYFFFCFGYDEGFFLCIMAFDRYLAICRPLHYPHIMSKQLYTGLVIFGWSCGFILFLTPVVLISQLPYCGPNIINHFVCDPVPLMMLSCSADIITQLTYSTFNAVFMIGTLLFILCSYALVILAVLRMPSEAGKRKAFSTCASHLAVVTLFYGSILVMYVSPGSGHPVKTQKFITLFYSVITPLCNPLIYSLRNKEMKAALRKMFRTEQGVHKI, encoded by the coding sequence ATGCCTTCCCGACTAATGAATGTGTCCAGCAGAGAAACCACCAGCTCCATCAGCCACTTCATCCTCATGGGCTTTCCCTCAAGCCCAGAAATTCAGTTCCTCTACTTTGGGCTCTTCTCAGAAGCCTATATCTTGACCCTGTTGGGGAATGCAGCCATCATCTGTGCTGTGTGTTGGGACTGGCGTCTTCACACTCCCATGTACATCTTCTTGGGGAATTTCTCTCTCTTGGAAATATGTTATGTTACTACAACCATCCCTAACATGTTGGCTAACTTCCTGTCCACTAGCAAGTCCATCTCCTTTGTGAGTTGTTTTACACAGTTCtacttcttcttctgttttgggTATGATGAAGGCTTCTTCCTTTGCATCATGGCCTTTGACAGGTACCTTGCCATCTGCCGTCCTCTACATTACCCACACATTATGTCTAAGCAGCTATACACTGGTCTTGTCATCTTCGGATGGTCATGTGGGTTCATCCTCTTCCTAACCCCAGTTGTTCTCATTTCACAGCTGCCCTATTGTGGTCCAAATATCATCAATCATTTTGTGTGTGATCCTGTCCCATTGATGATGCTGTCCTGTTCTGCAGACATCATCACTCAGCTCACTTACTCTACTTTCAATGCTGTTTTCATGATTGGAacccttctctttatcctttgcTCCTATGCTCTGGTGATTCTGGCTGTACTCCGGATGCCCTCAGAGGCTGGCAAACGCAAGGCTTTCTCAACTTGTGCTTCTCATCTGGCAGTTGTCACCTTGTTTTATGGCTCCATTTTGGTGATGTATGTTAGTCCTGGATCAGGACATCCAGTGAAAACTCAGAAATTCATTACCTTGTTTTATTCTGTGATAACACCTCTATGCAATCCTCTAATATATAGCCTCAGGAACAAGGAAATGAAGGCTGCTCTGAGGAAAATGTTCAGGACTGAACAAGGTgtccataaaatataa